Proteins encoded by one window of Castor canadensis chromosome 2, mCasCan1.hap1v2, whole genome shotgun sequence:
- the LOC109678099 gene encoding olfactory receptor 8D2-like isoform X2 has product MVTSNYSSVIEFILEGLIQCPVLQLPLFLLFLGIYVVTVVGNLGMILLITISSQLHSPMYYFLSHLSFIDLCYSSVITPKMLVNFVSERNIISFLECMTQLYFFLIFVIAEGYLLTAMAYDCYVAICSPLIYNLVMSHRVCFIMMAVVYSLGFFGAIVHTTCMSVLSFCESHIVSHYFCDIVPLLSLSCSNTHISEVVLLLFVIGGLNTLEPTVAVAVSYAFIFCSILHIRSSEGRPKAFRTCSSHLMAVGIFFGSITFMYFRPPSSNSLDQEKVSSVFYTTVIPMLNPLIYSLRN; this is encoded by the exons ATGGTCACTTCAAACTATTCTTCAGTGATTGAGTTTATCCTTGAAGGGTTAATACAATGCCCAGTGCTTCAATTACCACTCTTTCTCCTGTTTCTTGGTATATATGTGGTCAcagtggtggggaatcttggcaTGATCCTCTTAATAACTATCAGTTCTCAACTTCACTCTCCAATGTATTATTTTCTCAGTCATTTGTCCTTCATTGATCTCTGCTACTCCTCTGTTATTACCCCTAAGATGCTGGTCAACTTTGTGTCAGAGAGGAACATCATCTCCTTTCTGGAGTGCATGACACAACTTtacttctttctgatttttgtcaTTGCAGAAGGCTACCTTCTGACAGCCATGGCATATGACTGTTATGTTGCTATCTGTAGCCCTCTGATTTATAATCTTGTCATGTCCCACAGGGTCTGTTTCATAATGATGGCTGTGGTATACTCACTGGGTTTCTTTGGGGCCATAGTCCATACCACCTGCATGTCAGTGTTGTCCTTCTGTGAGTCTCATATTGTCAGCcattatttttgtgatattgtGCCCTTGTTGAGTCTGTCTTGCTCTAACACTCACATCAGTGAGGT TGTGCTTCTACTTTTTGTCATTGGAGGACTCAACACCTTGGAGCCCACTGTAGCTGTGGCTGTTTCCTATGCCTTCATCTTctgcagcatccttcacattCGGTCCTCAGAGGGCCGGCCCAAAGCTTTTAGAACTTGCAGCTCTCATCTCATGGCTGTGGGGATATTCTTTGGTTCTATCACCTTCATGTATTTCAGACCTCCTTCTAGTAATTCCCTGGACCAGGAGAAAGTGTCCTCTGTTTTCTATACCACAGTGATCCCCATGCTGAACCCATTAATATACAGTCTGAGGAACTAG
- the LOC109678099 gene encoding olfactory receptor 8D2-like isoform X1, translating into MVTSNYSSVIEFILEGLIQCPVLQLPLFLLFLGIYVVTVVGNLGMILLITISSQLHSPMYYFLSHLSFIDLCYSSVITPKMLVNFVSERNIISFLECMTQLYFFLIFVIAEGYLLTAMAYDCYVAICSPLIYNLVMSHRVCFIMMAVVYSLGFFGAIVHTTCMSVLSFCESHIVSHYFCDIVPLLSLSCSNTHISEVLLFIIEGVNTLAPTLAVLISYAFILSSILRNRSTEGRSKAFGTCSSHLMAVGIFFGSITFMYFKPPSSTAMEQEKVSSVFYTTVIPMLNPLIYSLRNKDVKNALKKVTGGRRSS; encoded by the coding sequence ATGGTCACTTCAAACTATTCTTCAGTGATTGAGTTTATCCTTGAAGGGTTAATACAATGCCCAGTGCTTCAATTACCACTCTTTCTCCTGTTTCTTGGTATATATGTGGTCAcagtggtggggaatcttggcaTGATCCTCTTAATAACTATCAGTTCTCAACTTCACTCTCCAATGTATTATTTTCTCAGTCATTTGTCCTTCATTGATCTCTGCTACTCCTCTGTTATTACCCCTAAGATGCTGGTCAACTTTGTGTCAGAGAGGAACATCATCTCCTTTCTGGAGTGCATGACACAACTTtacttctttctgatttttgtcaTTGCAGAAGGCTACCTTCTGACAGCCATGGCATATGACTGTTATGTTGCTATCTGTAGCCCTCTGATTTATAATCTTGTCATGTCCCACAGGGTCTGTTTCATAATGATGGCTGTGGTATACTCACTGGGTTTCTTTGGGGCCATAGTCCATACCACCTGCATGTCAGTGTTGTCCTTCTGTGAGTCTCATATTGTCAGCcattatttttgtgatattgtGCCCTTGTTGAGTCTGTCTTGCTCTAACACTCACATCAGTGAGGTGTTGCTGTTTATTATTGAAGGAGTTAACACTTTAGCACCCACACTCGCTGTTCTCATCTCTTACGCGTTCATCCTCTCTAGTATTCTCCGTAATCGTTCCACTGAAGGACGGTCCAAAGCCTTTGGTACTTGTAGCTCTCATCTTATGGCTGTGGGCATCTTTTTTGGGTCTATAACATTCATGTATTTCAAGCCACCTTCCAGCACTGCTATGGAACAAGAGAAAGTGTCCTCTGTGTTCTACACCACAGTGATCCCCATGCTGAATCCTctgatctacagcctgaggaacaaggatgtaaaaaatgcactgaaaaagGTGACTGGGGGAAGGCGGTCATCCTAA